The following are from one region of the Cloacibacterium normanense genome:
- a CDS encoding heavy metal translocating P-type ATPase, whose protein sequence is MNTKKYNVLGMSCEGCQKKISSTLNDLEGIKADVNLAGNFVEISSEQEIDLEKLNSELKNAGNYVLEDPEKPKSTEFIPPQDRVSPSSVYYCPMECEGDKVYFVQGKRCPVCNMYCVPIEEKEENRKKGMHQQHHETKHEHHVETFSEKLGEYYCPMFCEGDKTYPENVGCPVCGMDLVKITGNDDESEDDTYKNLQKKFWISVAFTLPVFILSMGGMFFEFPFSSRVSGILQLIFTLPVVFFTGWFLFKRAWISFKSWNLNMFSLIGLGASAAFVYSIFALFFPSLIPHEFMQNHNEVPLYFEAVAVILTLVIFGQMLEAKAHQKTGNAIKELMNLSPKEAHLIQNNVEKNIPISEVKIGDILKVKPGEKIPVDGEIIEGNTTIDESMITGEPIPAEKKLGDKVTSGTINGNQVFLMKTEKIGKDTLLSQIIEMVNSASRSKAPIQKLTDKVSKIFVPVVIAISVLTFIFWYFFGGENRAIFALVNALAVLIVACPCTLGLATPMSVMVGIGKGARNGILIKNAEALENLEKVNVIITDKTGTLTEGKPSLTQIFTENIPENEAMQFAASLNKNSEHPLSQAVLDKAKFFASAQNDNLKEVKNFKNISGRGILGEIDGKKLFLGNIHYLKENNFEISENLLQKAQILENDANTVSYLTIDGKAVAVFGFKDKIKENAKSAIQFLKNKGIEVIMMTGDNEATAKHVAENLGIKKYFANCLPQDKINEVKNLQTQGKIVAMTGDGINDAPALAQANVGIAMGTGTDIAMNSAEITLLKGDISGVAKSKILSEKMMKNVKENLFFAFAYNTLGIPIAAGLLYPIFGVLLSPMFAAAAMSFSSVSVIANSLRLNNVKLKI, encoded by the coding sequence ATGAATACCAAAAAATATAATGTTCTAGGAATGTCTTGCGAAGGTTGTCAGAAAAAAATTTCTTCTACTTTAAATGATTTAGAAGGAATAAAAGCAGATGTAAATCTCGCAGGAAATTTTGTTGAAATATCTTCTGAACAAGAAATTGACTTAGAAAAACTTAATTCTGAACTCAAAAATGCAGGAAACTACGTTTTAGAAGACCCAGAAAAACCAAAATCTACAGAATTTATTCCACCTCAAGATAGAGTTTCGCCAAGTTCGGTTTATTATTGCCCGATGGAATGTGAAGGCGATAAAGTCTATTTCGTGCAAGGAAAACGTTGCCCTGTTTGCAATATGTACTGCGTTCCGATTGAAGAAAAAGAAGAAAATCGCAAGAAAGGAATGCATCAGCAGCATCACGAAACTAAACATGAACATCATGTGGAAACTTTTTCAGAAAAATTGGGTGAATATTATTGTCCCATGTTTTGTGAAGGCGATAAAACCTATCCCGAAAATGTAGGTTGCCCAGTTTGCGGAATGGATTTGGTAAAAATCACAGGAAATGACGATGAATCTGAAGATGACACCTATAAAAATCTGCAAAAGAAATTTTGGATTTCGGTTGCTTTTACGCTTCCCGTTTTTATTTTATCAATGGGCGGAATGTTTTTTGAGTTTCCTTTTAGTTCAAGAGTTTCTGGGATTTTACAATTGATTTTCACGCTTCCAGTTGTGTTTTTCACAGGTTGGTTTTTATTCAAAAGAGCTTGGATTTCTTTTAAATCTTGGAATCTTAATATGTTTTCATTAATTGGTTTAGGAGCAAGTGCAGCTTTCGTTTACAGCATTTTCGCATTATTTTTTCCGAGTTTAATTCCTCACGAATTCATGCAAAACCATAACGAAGTTCCGTTGTATTTCGAAGCGGTAGCTGTGATTTTAACTTTGGTGATTTTTGGACAAATGCTGGAAGCAAAAGCCCATCAAAAAACAGGAAATGCGATTAAAGAGTTGATGAATCTTTCGCCAAAAGAAGCACATCTTATTCAGAATAATGTAGAAAAAAATATTCCAATTTCAGAAGTTAAGATTGGAGATATTCTTAAAGTAAAACCAGGAGAAAAAATCCCTGTTGATGGCGAAATCATTGAAGGAAACACAACCATTGACGAAAGCATGATTACTGGAGAACCGATTCCTGCAGAAAAAAAATTAGGCGACAAGGTCACTTCTGGAACCATCAACGGAAACCAAGTTTTCCTCATGAAAACAGAGAAAATTGGTAAAGACACGCTACTTTCTCAAATTATTGAAATGGTCAACTCAGCAAGTCGAAGCAAAGCGCCAATCCAAAAACTCACAGATAAAGTTTCTAAAATTTTTGTTCCCGTTGTGATTGCTATTTCAGTATTAACTTTCATTTTCTGGTACTTTTTCGGGGGAGAAAATCGGGCAATTTTTGCTTTGGTTAATGCTTTGGCGGTTCTCATTGTGGCTTGTCCTTGCACTTTGGGTTTGGCAACGCCAATGTCTGTAATGGTAGGTATTGGAAAAGGTGCGAGAAACGGAATTTTGATTAAAAATGCAGAAGCTTTAGAAAATTTAGAAAAAGTTAACGTAATTATCACCGATAAAACAGGAACTTTAACCGAAGGAAAGCCATCTTTGACACAAATTTTCACAGAAAATATTCCGGAAAATGAAGCAATGCAATTTGCGGCTTCTCTCAATAAAAATTCTGAACATCCACTTTCACAAGCTGTTTTAGATAAAGCTAAATTCTTCGCTTCCGCTCAGAATGACAATTTAAAAGAGGTTAAAAACTTCAAAAATATTTCAGGAAGAGGAATTTTAGGAGAAATTGATGGTAAAAAATTGTTCCTTGGAAATATTCATTATCTCAAAGAAAATAACTTTGAAATTTCTGAAAATTTACTTCAAAAAGCCCAAATTTTAGAAAACGATGCAAATACAGTTTCATATTTAACGATTGATGGAAAAGCTGTTGCTGTTTTTGGCTTTAAAGATAAAATCAAAGAAAATGCAAAATCTGCCATCCAATTTTTAAAAAATAAAGGCATTGAAGTTATCATGATGACGGGAGACAACGAAGCCACTGCAAAACACGTTGCAGAAAATTTGGGCATCAAAAAATATTTTGCGAATTGTCTTCCTCAAGACAAAATAAACGAGGTTAAAAACCTCCAAACTCAAGGAAAAATTGTAGCCATGACTGGCGATGGAATCAATGATGCTCCTGCTCTTGCACAAGCTAATGTAGGAATTGCCATGGGAACAGGAACCGATATCGCGATGAATTCTGCAGAAATTACTTTACTGAAAGGCGATATTTCTGGTGTTGCAAAATCTAAAATTTTGAGCGAAAAAATGATGAAAAATGTAAAAGAAAACTTGTTTTTTGCTTTTGCATACAACACCCTCGGAATTCCGATTGCTGCAGGTTTGCTTTATCCTATTTTTGGCGTTTTATTGTCTCCAATGTTTGCCGCTGCTGCTATGAGTTTTTCTTCGGTTTCGGTGATTGCCAATTCTCTGAGATTGAATAATGTGAAGTTGAAAATTTAA
- a CDS encoding helix-turn-helix domain-containing protein, whose amino-acid sequence MQIFIKNMVCNRCITAVEDVFRNSEIDFVSVNLGWVDISTEISKNQFEKLNENLKKIGFEILEDASQKQIETIKKLILEKVQNLDINEDFLLSKYLSEQLNKEYSSISKVFSQTENITLEQYFILQKIEKVKELLIYRELTLSQIADKLGYKTVQHLSQQFKKITGFSPSQFQELKEKKRLPIDFI is encoded by the coding sequence ATGCAAATTTTTATTAAAAATATGGTTTGTAACCGCTGTATTACTGCGGTAGAAGATGTTTTCCGAAATTCTGAAATTGATTTCGTTTCGGTCAATTTGGGTTGGGTGGATATTTCTACAGAAATTTCAAAAAATCAGTTTGAAAAACTCAACGAAAATCTAAAAAAAATTGGTTTTGAAATTCTAGAAGATGCTTCACAGAAACAAATCGAAACCATCAAAAAACTTATTTTAGAAAAAGTTCAGAATCTTGATATTAATGAAGATTTCTTGCTTTCTAAATACCTTTCCGAGCAACTCAACAAAGAATACAGCAGTATTTCTAAGGTTTTTTCACAAACAGAAAACATCACTTTAGAACAATATTTTATCCTTCAAAAAATTGAAAAAGTAAAGGAACTTTTGATATATCGCGAACTTACCCTTTCTCAGATTGCCGATAAATTAGGTTATAAAACGGTTCAACATCTTTCTCAACAATTCAAAAAAATCACAGGATTTTCGCCATCACAATTTCAAGAACTCAAAGAAAAAAAGAGACTTCCGATTGATTTTATTTAG
- a CDS encoding acyl-CoA thioesterase: MNYHTRKWIKPEDLNANHTLFGGKLLQWIDEEAALYSIIQLENPKTVTKYISEINFVNSAKQGDIIEIGIEVINFGRTSITLSCEVRNKMTHQTIITIDKIVFVSLDENGNPQPHGKTEVEYVEDRLGKG, from the coding sequence ATGAATTATCACACTAGAAAATGGATTAAACCAGAAGACTTAAACGCCAACCATACTCTTTTTGGAGGCAAATTACTACAATGGATAGACGAAGAGGCTGCACTCTACTCTATTATTCAATTAGAAAATCCCAAAACCGTTACCAAATATATTTCCGAGATTAATTTCGTAAATTCTGCAAAACAAGGAGATATTATAGAAATCGGGATTGAAGTAATCAATTTCGGGAGAACTTCTATTACGCTTAGCTGCGAGGTAAGAAACAAAATGACACACCAAACTATTATTACTATTGACAAAATTGTTTTTGTATCTTTGGATGAAAATGGAAATCCACAACCCCACGGAAAAACCGAAGTGGAATATGTGGAAGACCGATTAGGCAAAGGATAA